A portion of the Anthonomus grandis grandis chromosome 7, icAntGran1.3, whole genome shotgun sequence genome contains these proteins:
- the LOC126738871 gene encoding zinc finger protein 271-like produces MEDSWRSYATVCRLCMQKDGFMLGIYNNVQGKDKSISKKIVDCTALSVCQGDGLPNVVCHRCLFKIEFCLEFRQMCFISDATLRQLSGLAKATCINDKEQNQMTLYDQMVNGDDENIVMVVDPNSMDYESEYESDTRHSDVDPNELEGKNVSMCRFCDHAFTDKAECTEHESNSHNSDRPYNCSICVMSFGDRLVYSAHMKNVHKNDKPYNCPQCDRTFARRSDLRKHTIVHTGVKPYTCSVCLKSFSRNTNLSKHMRIHSGTKPFVCPKCPRTFTSRGDLNRHAMVHTGQKPFRCNFCNMSFGRKDKLFRHEKRHWPQNMKDKSKDLQISRDGIGLPEFNNDVVKDQEKSEENMVINLDPFNHSEFNHSESSLNRSPQKNDYDGIDRVNNEDSPSKFSENHTTDDSLSSSRSPEANKPHKCKICSRSFSTPDNLKYHISRHSGIRPFCCHICTKSFIRKRELDRHVVTHTGLRPFKCMKCPKSFGRKDKLVRHARIHDRRAGDTTPSEKLFIRKPIFLQQQQQQKNLETNT; encoded by the exons ATGGAAGACTCGTGGAGAAGCTACGCGACCGTTTGCCGATTATGCATGCAAAAAGATGGATTCATGCTgggtatttataataatgtgCAAGGGAAAGATAAGAGCATTTCCAAAAAGATCGTCGATTGTACGGCCCTGTCG GTCTGTCAAGGTGACGGCCTCCCAAACGTCGTATGCCACAGGTGCCTGTTCAAGATCGAATTTTGTCTGGAATTTCGTCAAATGTGTTTCATATCAGATGCCACTTTGCGGCAATTAAGCGGCTTAGCCAAGGCCACTTGCATCAATGACAAGGAACAGAATCAAATGACTTTATATGATCAAATGGTCAATGGAGATGACGAAAATATTGTTATG GTGGTAGATCCGAACTCGATGGACTACGAATCAGAATATGAGTCAGACACGAGGCATAGCGATGTGGATCCCAATGAATTGGAAGGGAAAAATGTATCGATGTGTCGCTTTTGTGATCACGCCTTTACCGACAAA GCAGAATGTACGGAGCACGAGTCAAATTCTCACAACTCGGATAGACCGTACAATTGTTCGATTTGCGTGATGAGTTTCGGCGATCGCCTCGTTTATTCCGCTCACATGAAAAACGTACATAAAAATGATAAACCGTATAATTGTCCGCAGTGCGACCGCACTTTTGCCAGGAGGTCTGACTTGAGGAAACACACTATTGTGCATACAG GTGTAAAGCCGTATACTTGCAGCGTCTGCTTAAAATCCTTCTCTAGAAACACGAATTTATCGAAGCACATGCGAATCCACTCGGGGACGAAACCTTTTGTATGTCCGAAGTGTCCTAGGACGTTTACATCCAGGGGGGATTTGAATAGGCATGCCATGGTGCATACGGGACAAAAGCCGTTCAG gtgtaatttttgtaatatgtCATTCGGAAGAAAAGACAAATTATTCAGGCACGAGAAACGTCACTGGCCACAAAATATGAAAGATAAGTCAAAAGACTTGCAAATAAGTCGAGACGGAATTGGTTTGCCTGAATTTAATAACGACGTGGTCAAAGACCAGGAAAAGTCAGAAGAAAATATG gtcataAATTTGGACCCTTTTAACCATAGTGAATTTAATCACAGCGAAAGTAGTTTGAATCGGTCACCTCAGAAGAATGATTACGACGGTATAGATAGAGTGAAT AATGAAGATTCACCAAGTAAATTCAGTGAAAACCATACCACAGATGATAGTTTGAGTAGCAGTAGAAGTCCTGAGGCAAATAAACCccataaatgtaaaatttgttcGAGAAGCTTTTCTACTCCGGATAATTTAAAGTACCACATCTCTAGACATTCAG GAATCCGACCGTTTTGTTGCCACATCTGCACGAAATCCTTCATCCGCAAACGCGAATTGGATCGTCACGTGGTCACCCATACTGGATTGAGGCCATTCAAATGCATGAAATGTCCGAAAAGTTTTGGTAGAAAAGACAAATTGGTGCGACACGCACGCATTCATGACCGAAGAGCTGGCGACACAACTCCCTCCGAGAAGTTGTTCATCAGAAAGCCGATCTTTTTACAACAGCAACAACAACAGAAAAATCTTGAAACGAATACGTAA